The Festucalex cinctus isolate MCC-2025b chromosome 6, RoL_Fcin_1.0, whole genome shotgun sequence genomic sequence CCAAACAAAATCACCTTTATGGGTTTTACATTATCATCGCTCGCTGGATAGCCTCCCggtcgcatttttttttttttttttttgtagttgcagATTTTTGGTAACATCTGATCTTTTATGACAACATTTTGTATCTTAGGGATTTAGCATGGCTTAAGCTTTCTTCTGTTAATTTCTCAACTGTTGTGGTGAGAAAAAAGGCTTGTCGGATTTGTAACTTATTTGCTGCCATGTAGGTGAAAATGGGTGATTTTTTTCTACACCGTGTTAGCAGACCTGCTGAAGACCAAGGAGATTGAGGAGAGATAGCTGCGATGTAGTAGAGATGTTTTTGCAGTCATGGGCCACAGTGACATTTCCACCAGTAAGAGGGTTAGGGATAGTTATTGTACGTCATATGACTTTTTATGTGACTTTTGGGCTTAGTGGAAGCACATGACAAGCACAAGACTTTGTTTCACCCTGTTAGCTGATGATGATAAAGAGGATATTGTGCCAGCTACAGAGCCTTGAGTTTTAAAATGAATGCACTGGCGTGGGCTCGAGGGAATCCACAGTTTGAAACCCTCACTCAGGTGTGTTTGGACTGACTAAAACTAACCCTAACTTCAGCTAATGTGCAAGAAATGGAAAATACCTCTCAAATATAAAACTCAATTGAGATGTATTCTCTCTTCATATAAAAATACCTGTTCCTGTCTGCTGTTGATGATAACCAGGTCAGCATCTCTTTGCAGACAGTCCTGACGGCTGTTGTCCCAACTCTTCCTCTGCAAGGAAATATAGTAACAACTGAAGCTGAAGTGCAGCCAGCCTTGCGGACAGACCTCTTCTTTGTTCCCTGCACACAGACAAGTCGACTCAATGTTGGATGGAAAACTGTTGCTCCACATGAAGTTCAGCAAGTTACAGTATACGTATCAGCAAGCTCGGCAGGTGCTGTCAATGGAGGCAGAGCCATGTGAAGAGTCaccaattcaaaaaaaaaaaaacagcaaaaaaaccccaacatgaAATCCTAATCTATTTTACTTATCTGATGTATTacatattgattttattttttaatccaataataTCCACAATTTCATAGTTAAAACTGATGCATTTGCGTCATTTTCGGTCTGTGGCCTAAAACTTTGGAGTAGTCTGTCTTTCAGACAAGCCCCCTTACtgtctatttttaaaaactcatctgaaaaattatttttattctatgGCCTTCAACACGGCTTGAGACTTTTTGtgctcttttatttgttttactctattttttgttttatgtttttttaatgttgtcagGCTACTTTGTTTTATATTGACTGTACAGCACTTTAACACTTGTATTCAACtgctgttgtttttaaagtgcttttaaagttgagttgaagtatatgtattagtgttgttccgataccgtttttttggcccccgatactgaGTCCGATACCCAGTATTGGCCGATGCCGAGACCATactgatacctaaggtttttgttttttttccgtgcCATGAAAAGGTTGTCTTGCTATTGGTTAGAGCAtccaagggccaataggatatcttagattggcatgcagtgaacatgttacatattagtaaaTGAATGTTATGCacgagttatatatatatatatatatatatatatatatatgtgtatatatatatatatatatatatacatatatacatacatacatacatagtcaaacctcggttttcaaacgcttctgttctcaaccaaattggttttcaaccagaaaatttgagaattttatgtctcagaactcgtccaaaaattcggctctcaaccaaactgaaaaaagccgagcgtacctgaacgcgactcactcgggtgccgagctaactcgaatgcccaggatgctttcTCCGTAGCACAtttgtgttcaaagttcgtttggcgcagacctgttcattgttatttacgcatttttttattttatttttttttttaagttttgcatcGTTTATTAGCCCCTAAtaatgggtccaaagaaagcaagtgcaagtggtaaagctggtaaagaaaagaggaaagtagtgcgcataactattgaatttaaaaaagaaatgcttgcattttggtttttttaatcattttagatagcatatctaaataaaacagtgtctatttctacccttttctatttatggtaaacagtgtacagtgcagtttatggtgtaaaatagtaaaaaaaacaacaaaaaacaaacaaacaaacttggaaacagttttttttagacttggaacggatggaaattatttacattaattataatgggaaaaattgtttcggatttcaaacaaatcgcttttagaacagccttctggaacggattatgttcgaaaaccgaggtttgactgttcATCAATCTTCATGAGGGAGCTCACCGGGGCTCAGTCTCAGTGTGATGTTGAGAATTGCTTGAAGAACACACAACAGTCCAAAGCCCACCAGAAATACATTGACATGCCTTGATTCTGTGAAGACAAACACTTAAATTAAAATTCAGCAAATGTAATGTTTTCAAAACTAGCAACAGAAAGTGAAGTCAAATTATTCTATTTAGGCCAACTACAAACTAACAAATGATAAGTGACAATAATTACCTACTTGCCAGAGTCTTTTCTGTTATGTCCCCATGTTCATGTTTGGGAAAGTGTTCATATTCACCAACTTCAATGCTGACTTCAGAACCACGAGACTTAAACACCACAGCCATGTTTAAGCAGATGCAGTCGGGAATGTTGCTTCTTGTGTTGTGTACAAGTAAATATTTCACCATATCCTTCCTGTTACATGCCTGAAGCCAGTCTTCTTTTTAAGATGTTACATGtttcatttatgaaaaaaaaaaaaatgctgttcatATTTGTATCAGTGTTTTAATGCTGGTATTATGGCattgacaatacaataaatttaatttaaacttATTTTCTATGCCCCAAGTCATTCtattcaattaatttaataatgcaaGATAAGGAACCAAAATGCAGTTTAATACATTGTGTGCACATTTGTTGATTGAATGACAAAGTGACTTTCAAGAGTTTTAGAATCAACaattacttaaaaataaataaaaaataaaaagtcacaatCGTGAAAATGACAAATCGAGACTGTTGCTCAGTGCTTTTTGGAAATTATTCATTAGTACAGTACTTCAGGTTTGAAGCACATACTGATTGTGTTGTACACAAATATATCATGTTATATCATGTTAATATAcaaatcgttaaaaaaaaaaaaaatgctgaaaatataagtataaaaaaaaatgtcaccagGCTGACAAAAACAGGACAGAACAAAGACAGGAAAATGGCTCAGATCATTGGCCCGGTGGGGCGCCGTGGGGGcttgccgggcctcgttctgtggCGTTGGTCTCGGGCGCAGGCCGGGGTGGGGGcgctccgggcgtctgggttggctcgccgaccggtatcCGCCCGGGGGGCGTGGGGGGTTGTGCCTTGGTGCTACTGCAGCTTGGGGGATTCCTTggcgtgctcgctttgctgggccacggtcgacggctcccctctttggtggcggtccttatgcatgccagatccatcacaccagcattgactgaaattcaaacagaattcgcctctccctcccactgctcgttgaatcagtgggtgctggtgtctgtggacctcactctgcttcatctatccttccctccttcctctctttagtttttcctctggtctcttgagatctccttaatttgtcggaatttagaggtttctagggttggcataagactctggttttgtaaccatgtggatggcaggtggtgtttagttggtgctggatttcactttcatttacctttcttttctttgacctttcatctggtctcctgaccttctgaacttcacgactggcgagactctgaagtatccggttaaggtgaagggtaatgggatttttattagggttGTTTTATTAGGATTTTTATTCTGACTATTTTattaagactgccgaatgaacaattctgagctctctcttgggTGCATGACTGCCGAGCATGCGAGGAACCAGTCGGGCAGCAAACCGATTGGATATTGACAGCGCGGGCGCATTGGTTTTTGCACGGGTAGAGTAACGTCACAGACAGTCAAATCAGAGTGTTTTGAGCTGATCAGATCCTGTTCAAATCGGATATGAAACTACCTCAATACCTTCCGCAAAAATCGTATTTCATGTGCTTTGTGATTGTTCAGACTACAAAAGAGCCATCCACTTCAATCTGGATGGACTAAAAATCGGATTTGGGCTGCCAGCCTGAACGTAGTTCAACTACTGCATGAGtgatatttttaatcatttgtttttattgcggTTCTTTAGCATGTCTACAAAAGGCTAGTAGCCATTAGCTCAAATATTTTGGGGTCctgtgtttattttaaaatatgtgtGCAATGTGCATTGTTGAAACGTCACTATTGCTACATAAATCATTTTGTGACTAATGTATTTGTTGAAGCTTTAATAAATACAAGCGGGAGTTGCAACAAAACGCAGGAAGTGTATTACCAGTAATAATTACTGATAAGCAAAAGAGCTTGACCACTTTGTCATCCTCCGACCCCGCTACATTAGTAAgaagtgggattttgttttaagGCAATTAGCATATAATGATTTCAGACCAAgcacagttatttatttaatttttttaattaaaaaagaaaatcataaaATGTTTGCTATAATCTGTACTTTCACTATCATCTACAATTTGGGACATCTAATTTAGGACGCACAATATACTATGGAAAGCTTTCGACAATGGTCTCACCAGATGATGATTTGTCACACCACGAAATATTTTCAAGTCCAGTTATGATGGTTAACAATTAGCCATCGAAACAAAACAAGCGAGCTAGCCATACAAGTAAAGTTCTAATAAGAATGTGACCACTATGTACCAGTTCCTAAAAGAGTCACTTTTTTTACGTCGTTGCGAGACAGTACAAACTTGATAGATGCTCACATGGGTTCCTGGCTGTCTTGGGGATGATACAAACTCCTATCTTGAAATGTATTTCGAAATACAAGTcccaaattaattatttcattttagtcaCACCACACAATTCATAAAATGGGCATCATCGGACAAACTTATCTTTCAATGACCCTTTATTATTTGAATCTGCAACAACAGATATATTGGTAGTTtcccaaacaaacaacaaaaaagt encodes the following:
- the LOC144020361 gene encoding CD209 antigen-like protein A, with the protein product MAVVFKSRGSEVSIEVGEYEHFPKHEHGDITEKTLAKSRHVNVFLVGFGLLCVLQAILNITLRLSPGNKEEVCPQGWLHFSFSCYYISLQRKSWDNSRQDCLQRDADLVIINSRQEQAFLTGFTKMAWIGMSDRDQEGIWIWVNGTPVNKDRLEWAPGQPDGAFGGEDCGDIRTMMNFIGLNDSNCSVRSQWICEKTVR